Part of the Paludisphaera borealis genome, ACGGCCTTACGCAGGCCGATCTCGCGAGTCCGCTCGGTCACGCTGACCAGCATGACGTTCATGATCCCGATGCCGCCGACGAGCAGCGAGACCCCGACGATCCCCGCCAGCACCGCCGTCGCCACGAGGCTGAGGCTGTTGAAAGCTTCGAGGATCTCGTCCTGGGTCACGATGTTGAAATCGTTGGGCTGATAGGCGTCGAGCCGATGACGGCGGCGTAGCAAGTTGACGATCTGCGCCCGGGCCTCGGGAACCGCCAGTTCCGACGTCGCCTGGGCCGTCATGGCGATCTTGCGCTGGAGCGCGGGGTACATCTTGAGAGCCATGGTGTACGGGATCAAAACCAGGTTGTCCTGGCTGTTGCCGAAGAAACTCCCTTTCTCTTCGAGAACGCCGATCACCTGAAACCGCCGGCCCGCGAGCAAGATCGTCTGGCCCACGACGCCTTCATCGAGGTTGAGCTTACGAAGGACCTCGCGACCCAGAATGCAGACGTGATGTCGCTCCTCGACGTCGACGATCGAGAAGGGACGGCCGATCGCGACGTGGAAATTGCGGATCGCGTGGTACGGGGCCGACGCCCCCTCGACCGGCACACGAAGTTCGTCGCGTCCGTATTGCAGCAAGGCGTCGGGGGGCTTCACCAGCGGCGAGATCCGCCGCAACGCGGGGCAGCCGTCCTCGATCGCCGCGATATCGCGCTCGTCGAGCACGATCCGCCCCAGCCGCTTCCCCGCCTCCCCCCCGGGCCGTTCGGGCCAGACCCACATGGCGTTCGTCCCCAGCCCCTGCAAGAACTCGGCGACATACCGCGTGAACCCCTGGACGACTCCGACGACCGTGATCGTCGACGTCACCGCGATCACGATCCCCAGCACCGTGAGCAGCGACCGAAACCGATGCGCCCACAACTGCTCGAAGGCGTTCCAGACGTTGGCCAGTGCGATCCTCACGGCGAAGTCGTCCCCTGAATTCCTGGAGCTTGCGTCACTCGAACAGCCGACCAACCACGACGGAGAATCCCGGAAGAATCTCTGGATACGTCAACTCGTCGTTTCGCCCCAAGGTCCGAGGCGCGCTCTCGGCGCCGTGCACGACGGCGATCTCGTCGTCGAGGTCGAGCACGGTGACGAATAGAACACCCGCGTTCAGGTACTCGGCGATTTTCTTCAAGACGTCCGACCAGCGATCGCTCGGCGACTTCACCTCGAAAACAAGCTCGGGAATCTCCGGCCCGTACCCGGTCGATCGCGAGCTTTCGGGAAGCCTCTCGTAGCTGTAATACGCCACATCGGCACCTCGCACAGTGTCGGGATTGCGCTCGGTGACGATCGCTGAATCGTTGCTGTACACTCGGCCGAGTTTCTGATCCTCGAGGAATCGCCTGAGATGGAACACTATCTCTGCGCACGTATACCCATGCCTTCGATTCGGAGGCGGCGACATGACGATTTTCCCTCTCACAAGTTCCTCGGGCCGTCCGATGTCGGGGCGCAGGCCGAATTCCTCGGCGTTGAGAAGAGTCTGTTCAGCGGTTGCCATGGCGAGGTCTCCCAGGACTTGTGGTCGTCCTTGATTGTCCCAGAAGACCGTGGGGGCGTCCATCGAACGTGCGAGGGGTCATGATTCGTGCTCCTCGTCGGATTCGACGCGGCCGTCGCGGATGCGGACGACGCGGCGGCAGCGCGCGGCGATGTCGGGCTCGTGGGTGACGATCACGATCGTCTGGCCCTCGCGATGGAGGTCGGCGAACAGTTCGAGTATCTCGTCGCCGGTCTGGGTGTCGAGGTTGCCGGTCGGCTCATCGGCCAGAAGCAGCGCCGGGCGCTGGACGAGCGCCCGAGCGATGGCCACCCGCTGTCGCTGGCCGCCCGACATCTGGTTGGGTCGATGGCCCATCCGATCGGCGAGTCCCACTCGGGACAGCGCCTCGGTCGCCCGTCGGCGACGCTCCGAAGCCGACGTACCCGAGTAGATAAGCGGCAATTCAACGTTCCGCAGAGCCGACTGCCGCGCCAGCAACTCGAACGTCTGGAACACGAAGCCGATCCGTCGCCCACGAACCTGGGCCAGCTCCGATTGCGACAGCCGCGCGACGTCGCGGCCGTCGAGGCAGTAGCGGCCATCCGTGGGGACGTCGAGGCAGCCGATGATGTTCATCAGCGTCGACTTGCCCGATCCCGAAGGCCCCATGATCGCCGCCAGCTCGTTCGATCGGATCGTCAGATCAACCCCGCGCAGCGCATGGACCGTCTCCTCACCCATCGGGTAGACCTTGGTGATCCCCTCAAGCAGGATCACCGGCGCGGGTGCGTCCGCCGTGCGCGTCTCGCCAGGTTCGTTCGAGATCGCCTGAGACGTCATGAGCGGTCCTTCATTACTTCGGCTGGTCGAGTTCGGCCGCGGTGGCGACGGGGACGACCGGGTCGCCGTCTTTCAACTCGTCCAGTGCGTGGAACGGCCCGACGATCACCCGCTCGTCGGCCTCGACCCCCGATCGCACCTCGACCCGGCGCTCGTCGCTCAAACCAACGTCAATCGGCCTCGCCCGCGCAACATCGCCGTCGACCACGAACATCACCTTGAGGTAGCGAACCTCGGAATCGCGGGCCTTCTCGCCTGGCGCCCGGACGGCGCGCTCGGCCCATTCTCGGATCAACGGGGTGTCGGGGAGATCCTTGCGACGGCGATGCACCACGGCCTGGGCGGGCGCCGAAAGCGCCTCGTCGGCGCGGCGGACTTCGACTTCCACTGTCACGCTCATCCCCGGCCGAAGCGTTGAAACGGGGGGCTGGCCGTCGCCGTTGGACGTCGGCGCGAGGTCGACCAACGTCTCGAAGCTGACCACGTCGTCCTTCTTGATCTTGCCCTGCGGCGCCACGCGGTCGATCCGGCCCGCAACTGGGTGCAACTGGTCGGCCTGTGGGAAGATCCGGGCGGGTTGACTCGATCGGACGAGGAGGACGTCGGTCTCGTCGATGTCGGCCCGGACCCGCATCCGGTTCATGTCGCAGACCTTCATCAAGACCGAGCCGGGCAGGTTGGTCGTGCCGGCGATCACGATCTCGCCGACGTCGACGTTCAGGCCCGAGACGACGCCGTCGATCGGCGCCCGGATCGTCGTCCGCTTCACGTCTTCCTCGCTCGACCGCCGCATGGCCTCTGACTCGTTCAACTCGTTGCGGCACATCTCCAATGCGGCCTCAGCCTTGGCCAGCGATGTGTACGAATCGGCAAGTTCGGTCGGAGTGGAGAAGCCTCGGTCGGCCAGCTTGGTCGATAGTCCAGCGTCGCGTCGGGCCTTCTTGAGATCCGAATCGGCCTGGTCGATCGCCGACTTCAAGCGCGAGATCCGCGCCCGCGTCGAATCGAGGCGAGCCTGAGCGTCGGTCGGGTCGATCTGGACGAGGACGTCGCCTTTCTTGACCGCGTCGCCCTCCTTAAAGCCGACGGCGGTCACCCGGCCGATGATCTGGCTGGCGATCTCGGCCTCCTCGACCGACTCGATCTTGCCGGGCGCGGTGATCGTCTGGACGATCGCCCCATGCGACAGGGGCTCAGCCAGGATCTTCCGCGCGGGCTCCTGGATCAATCGCCAGTCGAGGTCGATCCGCCCCGGCTCGCGCGACAGGTTCACGCCCACGACCGCCGCAACGAGGGCGACGACTCCGAAGCTCACCAGAACGCCGCGCATCATGGTCGCGTCCCGCCTTCCGTCAACTCGCGATGAGCGAGAGTCGCATCGCCGATCCGAGAACAAGTCCGACGGCCGTCCTCAGACTCATCTCGAAAAAACCCAGCCCCGAACACAGGACGACCGCCGCCGCGAGGTTCGCGTCGCCGCGCCGCCAGCCCGATGTGGCAAGGCTCACCCAACCCAGCAGCGCGAAGACGTCGCATTCCCGGAGCATCAGCCAGGTCGCCGCGGGATACGTTCCCGGCGGCAGAAGCAGGCCCAGCGAGGTGTCCAGATCGTCCTCGCCGCGTCTCAGCACTACCAGAAGCCCCACTCGGACCGCCAGGCCGAGAACCCAGAAGCCCTGAATCCAGGCGCTGTCCGACAGCGCCCGCTCGAACTGGAGGGGCCGGCCAGTCATCGCGGCGATCGCCGTGAATCCGATCGCCACGCATACCGCCCTCAAGACCAGCGCGAACGGTTCGATCACGAAGTCGCCGAACACGAACACGACCGTCCAGAACGGCAGCGAATCCCGCTGCGTCCGGATCGCCTTGCGTACGAGGTCGTCGCCCGTCTCGCCCTTGCCGTCGGCCTCGATCCTCTGGACCCCGCGCTCGACGGCGACGGCGAGCAGGACGGGACGGAAGCCCGCAATCCATCGAGCCCCGTTCAACGCCAGGATCAAAACCATCCAGACGCAGAGGATCGCGCCGAATCGCAGCTCGGCCGTGCTCCGTCCGCCGGTCGATTCACGGGGTGGGGCGAGATCCATGAAGTTCCACGTTGAAGAGGAAGCGGGCCGAACCAAGCGCCGTCGCGCAGGTCGCCTCGCGGTCGTCGAGTCTGGTACTCTCGAAACGGAGGTTGGGTTTCAATGCGGCAAGCAAGCCCGGAAGAAATCTGAACGTGAATCGCGCCGGCTTCGAAGGCGAAACGGAGTGCGCCCCCCTCGGCCCATGAGCCTGAGGAAGGAAGCACTCCGATTCGTTCGACGTCCCGACGTGCGGCGCGTCGACTTATTTCTCGGTCACGGCCTTTTCGACCGCGGCGCGGAATTCGGGCGATTCGGGAGTGATCTTGGGGTGGAATCTGGCGATGACCTCGCCCTTGCGATTCACCAGAAACTTGGCGAAATTCCAGTCGATCTCGCCGCCGTGGCCCGGATTGGTCGACTCGCTGGTCAGGTACTCGTAGAGCGGATGGATGCCCTTGCCCTTGACGACGATCTTCGAGAACAGCGGGAACGACACATTGTACTTCGTGCTGCAGAATTCCTTGATCTCGGCGTCGCTGCCCGGCTCTTGCGTGCCGAACTCGTTGGCGGGGAAAGCGAGGATCTCAAGCCCTTGAGCCTTGTACTTCTTATAGGTCTCTTCGAGGCCCTTGTACTGCGGGGTCAGGCCGCACTGGCTGGCGGTGTTGACGATCAGGACGACCTTGCCTTGATACTTCGACAGGGCCACGTCCTTGCCGTCGATGTCCTTGACGTGGAAATCGAGCACGGACGAAGGCTTCTTGTCGGCGGAGCCCGCGGACGCGGTCGTCGCATGGCTGGCCAAAACGACGCCGGCAGCCAGGGCGAGAGAGCTAACGGTCAGTATGCGGCCGAGCACGGTGGGAGTCCTCTGGGGCTAGTCGGGGGGTGGGGGCGGACCAACACGAAGTCGGGGATCGGAAAAGCCAGGGTACTTCGGCTTTACAGCTTGTGACCGCGGCTGTGCAATCATCTCAAATTATCTTGGGACGGCTTGACAGGAATTTCAAGTGAAGTCGATCAAGAGTTTAATTCTTTCGGTGGTCGCGGACCGGGTCGGCCCATGCGATCATCCGGGAATACACGGGAACCTCGGCCGCGAATCGTGACGGTTCCGGCCGGTCGACGTCGACAGCTCAATGCCAGACGAGGCGAGAGGCGAGTTTTGATGAACGAGATGTTCACACCAGGCGCTCAGCGAGCCATGGATCGAGCCGAGGTCCGGGCGCGACAGCGGGACGCGGCGGCTGTCGAGCCCAGAGACCTCCTGGTCGCCCTGGTCGACGAGCCGGAGTGCCGGGCCGCCGAGCTTGTGGTCGAGTTCGGATCAACCCCCGACGACGTCCGCCAGGCGCTCGGGGCGCCCCCCGTCGAAGCCTCGCTTCCCGCCGCTCCGGGCGAAAACGAGCGCGGCTACGACCTCGTCGCCGCCGACCGGCCCCCGGTGCCTCATTCGCGGACCCTCCGGGCGGTCGTCGGCGAGGCGATGGTTCAGGCCCGGGCCGCCGAGCGCTCGGGCATGGTCGGAACCGAGCATCTGCTGGCCGGCCTGACCACCGAGGCGGCGGCCGCCCTCGAACCCGTGCGATCGGCCGGACTCGACCTCGAACGGCTGCGGGAATACCTGTCGCGCCCGGCCCTCGTGGCGGCCGACCCGGTGCTGCCGCTTGAAGACGTCGCGCCGCTCGACCTCTCCGACTCGGCCCGCTCGGTCGATATCGGACGCATCCTCGACGCCTCGGCCAACCGCGCCCGCGAAGGGTTGCGGGTCGTCGAAGACTTCGCGCGGTTCGCGCTCGACGATCCCGGTCTCACGCGCCGTCTCAAGGAGACGCGGCACCGACTGGCCGAGACCCTGCGTGGGTTCGATCCCGACCTGCTCATCGGCTCGCGCGACACGCCGGACGACGTCGGCGCCCACATCATGACCCACTCCGAGCAGATCCGCGAGAACCCCCGCGCGGTGCTCGTCGCCAATTTCAAGCGGACGGCCGAGGCGCTGCGGTCGCTCGAAGAGTACGGCAAGCTCGTTAACGTCTGGCTCGCCGGACGGTTCGAGGTCCTTCGCTATGACGTCTACACGCTCGAAAAGCTCGTCCTGACGGCGGTTCAGTCTTATCGCGCCCTGGGCGACGCCCGGCTGATGGTCCTGGTCGGCGGCCTGCCGACGCTCGGCGACCTGACGTGGATCGTGGGCGAGGCCCTGGCCGGCGGCGCCGACGTGATCCAACTTCGCGAGAAGAACTTGCCCGACCGCGAGCTGCTGACCCGCGCCCGCGAGGTCCGCATCCTCACCGCCCAGGCCAAGGCGCGGTTCATCGTCAACGATCGGCCCGACCTGGCCCGCCTGGCCGGCGCCGACGGCGTGCATCTCGGGCAGGATGACGTGACGGTCCGCGACGCCCGGCGGATCACCGGCCCCCATCTGCTCATCGGCGTCTCGACCCACGAGCGCGCCCAGGTCGACGCCGCCGTCCTCGCCGGCGCGGGGTATCTGGGAGTCGGGCCGATCTTCCCCAGCGCGACCAAGGAGTTCTCCGAGCCTGAACTGGCCGGCCTGGCATTCGCGCGAACTGTCGCCGAGATGACCCGGCTGCCTTGGTTCGCGATCGGCGGAATCACCGAGGAGAATGTCGAGCGCGTCGTCGAGGCAGGGGCGTCGCGGATCGCCGTCAGCGCTGCGGTCGTCCGGGCTTCGCGTCCCCGCGCCGCGACCACGCGGCTCAGGGCGCTGCTGGACGGTCGGGAGTTCGTCGACGACGATACGGCGTCCGGCGAGTGAACCTCTCCCCGGCGTGCGAGGTCAGGTCGCAACGTCGGCCGGGTTGAGCGCGTCGAGCTGGGGGACGAATCGCGACGGGTCGGGCGGCACCGACGGACGGCTCGATCGTCCCAGCAGCCACTTCGCCAGAACGCCCGATTTGAGGCCGGGACGGATCAGGCGGGCAGGGCGGTCGAGGTCGTCGAGAATTCCCTGCGCCGCCAGATAGCCGCTGCGCACGGCGCCTTCCATGGTCGCCGGCCAGCCGGTGTCGGTCCAGTCGCCGGCCAGGAACAGGCCGTCGATCGGCGTCCGTTGCGGGGGGCGAAAGGCGTCGACCCCCGGCCGAACCGCGAACGTCGCGCCGTGCTCGGTCACAACCCACCATCGAACCAGACTCGCGTCGCGTGCCGCCGGCCACATCTCGACCAGGTCGGCCAGCACGGCGTCGCGGATCTCCGTCTTGTCCATCGCCAGCAGGTCGTACGCGGCGCTGATGACGATTTGCAGATATTGCCCGCCGTCCGGGTCTTCCGAGGTCGACGTCGTCGCGGTCCGCCCCTGGATCGCCGTGTGATTGAAGACCCACTGAATGAAGCGCCCGGGAGTGACGACGTGGTCGAACGGGCAGACCGGGCGGTCGAACCAGAGATGAACCCCGGTGATCGGCGACGATTCAAGCCGGTTCAAGCCGGCGAGCGCGGGCATCCCGGCCAGGGTCGTCTCGCCGAGCATGCCGGCGACGCGGTCGTACGAGACGGCCAGCACGACGAAATCCGCTGGTATGCGCTCGCCGTTGCGAAGCGTCACGCCTTGAAGCGCCGCGTCGTCGCCGCAGTCGATGCTCCGCACGCCGGTCGTCAGCCGAACCTCGACTTCGCGCTCGCGCAGCCAGGTCTCCAGCCGGGCACCGTAAAGCTCGCCCAGAGGCGCAATCGGCAACTCCATCTGAAAGCCCGAACGGTTGAGCAGGAAGCCGTCGACGAACACCCGCCGGGCGTGGCCGACGTCCATCTGTTCGAGCCGCTCGTTGAGCGCCGAAACGAGGACGGTCGCCCAGAACAAGTTGATCGTCCGCACGCTTTGCTTGTGCCGCCAGAGCCAGTCGGCGAACGATTCGCCGGGCCGAACGTCGTGGTTCCGCGCCAGACAGGCCAGCCCGTAGCCCACCCGCAGCTTGTCATTCCAGGTCAGGTAATTGGCGGAAAGGAAGCTCTCAGCCAGGTGGAACGGAGCCGGTCCGATCCCGGCTCGGAGTCTTGAAATCCGGTTCTCGGGACTGAGGAACGTGATCACCGACTCACGCCGGAACAGGTCGGCGATCCCGACGCGGCGGGAGAAGTCGGCGAGGTTCGTGCAGCAAGCCATGCTGACGTGTTGGCAGTTGTCGACCATCTCGCCGGTCTTGGGGTCGTTGAACGAGCTGGCGCGACCGCCTAGCCGTGGCCGACTCTCCAGCAGCGTGATCCGCAGTCCCCGGTTCACGAGGGCCGAAGCCGCGGCCAAACCACCGAGACCGCCGCCGACGACGACGACGTGAGGAGGGGGGGGCTTGTGATCCAACGAAACGTGACCTCCGGTCGAAGCGCCGGCTCAGGAGACGAGATCGGACTTGGCGGGCGCGTTGCGACCGACGTAACGCGCGGGCAGCGATCGCAGCGCGATGGCCAGCTTCCGCCAGCCGGGCACCGACGCCCGCGCGCTCAACACGTCGTAATCGCGGCGGACGATCTCGTCGAGCAGCGCCTGGTAGATTCCGACGATCGTCAAGAGGACCGGCCGGCCCACCGGATCGACCAGCGGGACAAGGCCCGCGGCCTCCTCGTAGTAGGCGTAAGCTCTGCCGGCGTACTCCGTCAGCAGCCGGCGCAACGGTTCGCTCGGCCGGTCGGCGAGCAAGTCGCGCGGATCGACGTCGAACCGCCGAAGGTCGTCTTCGGGGAGATAGATCCGCCCCCGGCTCGCGTCCTCTTTTACGTCGCGGAGGATGTTCGTCAACTGGAGAGCCAACCCGCAGCGCTCGGCCAGGCGCTCCGCCCTGCCGTCGTCGGAATCGAATCCCCAGATATGAATGCAGCAAAGCCCGACGGCCGAGGCGACGTGGTGGCAGTAGTCGGCCAGCTCGTCGAAGTTCGCGAACCGCCGGGGCACGACGTCCATCTCGACGCCGTCGATCACCTCGTGGAGCAAACTCGGCGGAATCGACGTCCGCTGTACGGTGTCGACCAGGGCCGCGAGCCCCGGCCAGGCGGGCGGGCGACCTTCGAGCGCATCGTCGAGGTCGCGCCGCCAGGCGACGAGGGCCGTTTCTTTCTCGGCGGCCGGCTCGTCGCCGTCGGCCAGGTCGTCGGCGTGGCGCATGAAGGCGTAGAGCGCGCACATCGCGCGCTGCGGCTCGGGGGGCAAGAGCCGGAAGGCGTGGTAGAAATTGCGGGCCTCGCGCCGGGCGATCTCGCCGCAGAAGCGATAACTGGCGTCAAGCGTCTCGTCCATCGTCACCGGGGACTCTCCCAGCGCGGCGACGCCGCCGGTTCGAGGGTCGAAGCCGATGAACGTCGCGTCGATCGTTTTCCTCGCAGCTTCGCCCAGGTCAGCCCGAGCGCCGCGCGCCCCAACAGCCGGACCTTCGCGGCCTTGCTCAGCGACGGCCGAGCCGAGAGCACGTCGTAACCGCACTCCTCGATCCGCCGGAGGATCGCCAGACCGCCCCGGGAGAATAGGTCGATGTCGACGGCCAGCTCGGACGGAATCCTCGGGATTAGCGCGCGGCCGATCTCAAACAGACCGCGAGTCCGCTCGATTTCGAACTTCAAAAGGTCGGCGAACGCGGGGGTGAACCGCAAAGCGCGAAGATCGTCGTCGCCGTAGCCGAACCGTTCGCGGTCTTCGCGCGGCAGGTAGACGCGGCCGATGGCCAGGTCGCGCGCCACGTCCTGCCAGAAGTTCGCGAGCTGAAGCGCGGTGCAGGTGGCGTCGGAAAGGCGGGCGTTGTCGTCGTCGAAAGCGCCCGCGATGTACAGAACGAGGCGGCCGACCGGGTCGGCGGATCGCGTGCAATAGTCGCGAAGCTGGTCGTAGGACTGGTAATCCGTGACCGTCTGATCTTGAATGAATGCGTCGATCAAAGCGTGAAACGGCTCGGGAGGAATGCCGTACTGCTCGACGGTTTCCCTCAAAGCGATCATCACCGGATGCTTGGCGCGACCGTCGTACATCGCCCGCAGTTCGTCGCGCCACCAGTCGAGGAGTTCGAGCGAACGGGCGGGGTCGCCGATCTCATCGCCCAGGTCGTCGGACCATCGGCAAAAGGCGTAGACGCTCTGGAACGCCGGCCGATGTTCGCGAGGGGTCAGCCAGGTCACGACGCTGAAGTTCTCGTAGTGCGTCGCCGTGAGCCGGGCGCAGTAGTCGAGCGCCTCCTGGCGCGAGACGGGCTCGCACACCGGGGGGCCGTACCGCCTGAGATCCGCCTCGAATGACATTCTCAAAGACTCCGCATCCGTGGACCGACGTGATCGGCCTCGATTCTACAAGTGGTCGCACCCCGCCGCCAGTCGGGCCGGGCACTGCATTGACCCCCCGGGCCGTCGGCCCGAAAATCAACGCGGCTTCCGGGTCGACTTTTTCGACCCGCGGCGCGGCGGCCCCGTCGCGTCGTCCAATGCTCCACGCCAGGAACCAACCATGAAATCGATGATCCGAACGCTTTCCACCACGCTCGCGCTGTCCGCCCTTATCGCGGCCTCGGCCGCCGCGGCCGACGACGCCGACTTCAAGCCGCTGTTCAACGGCAAGGACCTCACCGGCTGGATCACGCCCGCCGACAAGGCCCTGTTCACGGTCGAGGACGGCGAGATCGTCGGCCGCACCAAGGGGGATCTCAAGAAGAACGAATTCCTGGTCGTCGACAAGCCGTACAAGGATTTCGTGCTCAAGGCGAAGGTCAAGCTCCGCAACGGCAACTCGGGCATCCAGGTCCGCAGCAAGCGGGCCGACGACGGCGTGGTCTCGGGCCCGCAGGCCGACGTCGCCGACGGCTACTGGGGGCTGCTCTACGAGGAGCGCGGCCGGGGCATCCTCGAACAATACGACAAAGATAAGGCCGCCAAGCTCATCAAGAACGGCGACTGGAACGACTTCGTAGTATCGTGCAAGGGCAAGCATTTGACGATCGACATCAACGGCACCCGCGTAATCGACCGCGAAGACAAGGAATTCGCCGACGACGGCGTTATCGCCCTTCAGGTCCACGTGGGACCGCCCATGGAGGTTCGGTACAAGGACGTCTCGATCAAGGAAATCGACTGACGAACGAGCCGATTCAGCGCGGGGCGGGGGACGATCTTCGGGTCGTCAGCCCGCCCCTTTTTGCGCGCCCCGTGAGCGAATTGAACGTTGCAAGGGCCTGGCGGAACAGGTGTTGGGAGGTCGCCTCGGAACAAGCAAAACAAAGAGCGGAGAACGCCTTGAAAAGAAGTGAGAAGGGTTGTCGCGCGAACTTGCGAGGATTCCTCAAGGGGCCCGCGCGAATCGCCGATAACTGATCTGGTACTCCTTCTCCACTCCTAGTACAAGGGGCTCACCGCGGTGAACGCGATCCCCTCCGATTTTCGTATGCTCCGAGCAGGACGCTCGGGGATGTCGAGTATCAGGGAGGACGCGGGCGTCACGGGACTGTCGGCCAGCCGCTTCGGCGCATTGGCCTCGTCCTCCGACTGTCGGGAAGGCGAGACTTTGCACATCGGAGACGGTTCGACCGGCGGGACGCGGCACGCCAAGAGGGCGCGTCGCGGGGCCGATTTCGCGAGGCCCGCCGCCCAAGGAAGGTCCGGGAGAAAACCCCGGCACATCGCACTCCACCTCGAATTTCAACCTCTTCACTTGGCCGCGACGCTCACTCAACCGGGCGT contains:
- a CDS encoding 3-keto-disaccharide hydrolase, with translation MKSMIRTLSTTLALSALIAASAAAADDADFKPLFNGKDLTGWITPADKALFTVEDGEIVGRTKGDLKKNEFLVVDKPYKDFVLKAKVKLRNGNSGIQVRSKRADDGVVSGPQADVADGYWGLLYEERGRGILEQYDKDKAAKLIKNGDWNDFVVSCKGKHLTIDINGTRVIDREDKEFADDGVIALQVHVGPPMEVRYKDVSIKEID